The nucleotide window ATCGGGCAACTGCGTCCCGCGGCCACACGGCGCGCCGTTCTTCGCTTTGTCATGTGGCCCTGCTAACGTCGCGGCTGCCTTTGCTGCGAGGAATCACCATGGAGTCCTTGAGCGCCGAATCCGAAGCGCTTTCCCCTCCCGCCACGCGCGCCGAACCCGCCGGGCGGCCCGAACGTGCGATGCGGCCGCCGCAGCCCGCAACGGCGGCCCGCACGAATGCCGCGCTGATCGCCTTTGCGTTCACGGCGCTGTGCTACGAACTCATCGGCTTGCCGCTTTTGCTGGACGCGGCAGGCGGCCCGATGCTCGCCCTGCTGGCAACGCTTGCGCCCGTCGTGCTGGCCACGCCGATCCACTGGGGGCTCATCCACGAAGGCATACACGGGCAACTCGCGCGCGACCGGCGCGCGAACGAGTGGCTCGCCCGCGCGCTGGCGATCGGTCTGGCGATGCCGTTCGACGCCGTACGTTTCGGACACCTGATGCATCACCGCTTCACGCGCGAGCCGTTCGACCGGCCCGATGTGCACGACATGCACGTCGCGAGCGGCTCGCGCTGGCGTCGTCGTGTTTCGTATTACGCGCGGCTGATGGGCGGCCTGTACCTGGCCGAACTACTGCTGCCGCTGCTGGCTTTCATGCCTGTGCGGCTCGCACGCGCCATCATTGCGCGCGGCGTGGGCGCGCACGGCCGCGAAGGCGTGCAGGTGCAGCGG belongs to Paraburkholderia flagellata and includes:
- a CDS encoding fatty acid desaturase, with translation MESLSAESEALSPPATRAEPAGRPERAMRPPQPATAARTNAALIAFAFTALCYELIGLPLLLDAAGGPMLALLATLAPVVLATPIHWGLIHEGIHGQLARDRRANEWLARALAIGLAMPFDAVRFGHLMHHRFTREPFDRPDVHDMHVASGSRWRRRVSYYARLMGGLYLAELLLPLLAFMPVRLARAIIARGVGAHGREGVQVQRLFANHAADPVRRRRARRDWLASLALYAASFVLYGKAWPVLLAAMYLRGLWLSVADNLPHYGVALDEPGRARDFRVPRALGVLLMNHHLHRQHHLHPTLPWTALPALAHAEEAAGMASRAGYLAAALRQFKGLQPGVDPG